The Halalkalicoccus sp. NIPERK01 region CGGCCGGCGGGTCTTCGGCGACATCATCGATCAGATTCTCCGGCGAACGACGATACCCGTCCTCGTCTCGCGGCTCGGCCACCCGATCAACACCACCGAGCGGGTGTTCCTCGTTCTGCCCGACGGGATCGACCACCACGAGGGCTTTTACGAGGCGGTCCACGTCGTCAAACGGCTGGCATCGAAACTCGGCACGCCGGTGACGGTGCTGGTGATGGAGGGCGAGACCCACCAGTACGAGCGGCTGTTCGGGATGGTCGAACACGAGGTCGACACCGAGTTTCGGACGACTAGGTGGGGCGGCCTGCTGGAAACGCTCGAGAACCGCGCGGGGGCCGACGACCTGATCGTCACCCTCTCGGCGCGCGAGGGCGAGGTCGGCTGGCACTCCGAACTGGCCGAACTGCCCGGTCGGCTCGTCGAACTCCCGCCCCGGTCGTTCGTCATGATCTACCCGCGCCACGGCGAACCGGAGTACGCCGCCCGGTTCCTCCGGTTCGACTAGCCGACGATTCCGGCTTCGAACGTGTTAAGGAGCCTCCTCGAAAAGGAAGGGCCATGTCACCCTCTCCGAGTTATATCGATCGGGAGCGCGGTAGGACAGGCCACGCGACCGGACGCGATCACTGATGGCCGACGAGGAACTCGCCAAGGACCTCGGACTGCTGTCGGCGCTCACGATCGGGATCGGGACGATGATCGGCGCGGGCATCTTCGTCCTGCCCGGCGCGGCCGTCAGCATCGCCGGGCCGCTCGCGGCCGCGTCGTTCGTTCTCGGCGGCGTCATCGCGCTGTTCACCGCGCTCTCGGCGAGCGAACTCGGCACGGCGATGCCGAAGTCCGGCGGCGCGTACTTCTACATCAACCGCGCGCTCGGGCCGCTGTTCGGGTCGATCGCCGGCTGGGGCAACTGGATCGGCCTGACGTTCGCCTCGGCATTCTACATGTTCGGCTTCGGCGAGTACGTCGCCGCGTTCGTCTCCGTGCCCGGCATCGGCCTCGGCGCCCTCGCGCTCTCGGGCCCGGAGATCGTCGCGTTGCTGGGGGCGGGCTTCTTCGTCGGCGTCAACTACGTCGGCGCAAAGGAGACCGGCAGGCTCCAGAACGTCATCGTCGTGACGCTGCTCGGGATCCTCGTCGTGTTCACGCTGTTCGGCGTGCTGAACGCCGACCTCGAGACGCTTCGCCCGCTCGCACCCGACGGCTACGCGGCTCTGCTCCCGGTCACGGGGCTGATCTTCGTCTCGTATCTCGGCTTCGTCCAGATCACCTCGGTCGCGGAGGAGATCAAGAATCCCGGGAAGAACCTCCCGATCGCGGTCGTCGGCAGCGTCGTGATCGTGACGGCGATCTACGCGCTGGTGTTGCTCGCGGTGCTCGCGGCGGTGCCCAACTCGCTCGTCGCCGACAACGACACCGCGGTCGTGCAGGTCGCGGAACTCCTCATCGGGCCGCTGGGCGGGGCGGCGATGCTGTTCGGGGGCCTGCTGGCGACGGCCTCCTCGGCGAACGCCTCGATCCTCTCGTCGTCGCGGATCAACTTCGCGATGGGCCGCGAGAAGATCGTCAGCCCGCAGTTGAACGAGATCCACCCGAAGTTCGGGACGCCGTATCGCTCGATCGCGATCACCGGGGCGTTGATCCTGCTGTTCATCGTCGTCGGCGACCTCGAACTGCTGGCGACGGCCGGGAGCGTCCTCCACCTGGTCGTCTACGGCCTGCTGAACGTCGCGCTGGTCGTCATGCGCGAGGCCCAGCCCTCGGGCTACGACCCCGACTTCACCGTTCCTCTTTACCCGATCACGCCCGTACTAGGCGCCGTGCTCTCCTTTGCCCTGATCGGCTTCATCGAACCGGTCGTGATCGTCCTCTGTGGGGTGTTCGTCGTCTTCGCGGCGGTCTGGTACCTGGTCTACGCCCGGACCAAGACCGAACACGAGGGGGTCCTCTCGGAGTTCATCCTCTCGCGCTCGGAGGAGATGCCCGACGCCGCGGTCTCGGCCGCCGAGAG contains the following coding sequences:
- a CDS encoding amino acid permease, with amino-acid sequence MADEELAKDLGLLSALTIGIGTMIGAGIFVLPGAAVSIAGPLAAASFVLGGVIALFTALSASELGTAMPKSGGAYFYINRALGPLFGSIAGWGNWIGLTFASAFYMFGFGEYVAAFVSVPGIGLGALALSGPEIVALLGAGFFVGVNYVGAKETGRLQNVIVVTLLGILVVFTLFGVLNADLETLRPLAPDGYAALLPVTGLIFVSYLGFVQITSVAEEIKNPGKNLPIAVVGSVVIVTAIYALVLLAVLAAVPNSLVADNDTAVVQVAELLIGPLGGAAMLFGGLLATASSANASILSSSRINFAMGREKIVSPQLNEIHPKFGTPYRSIAITGALILLFIVVGDLELLATAGSVLHLVVYGLLNVALVVMREAQPSGYDPDFTVPLYPITPVLGAVLSFALIGFIEPVVIVLCGVFVVFAAVWYLVYARTKTEHEGVLSEFILSRSEEMPDAAVSAAESVKPEAADYRVMVPLANPRTEEHLITLGSIAARANGGTVHAVHIVQVPDQVPLSAAADHIDELDAGSSTLLERARENAETFGVPVETHTLVSHRGFEEVFDAARTYEADLTIMGWSEDAHWSPGRAESAFDELAHDLPCDFLVFNDRGFDPSRVLVPTAGGPDSDLSAEAARLLREEYGSEVTLLHVVDDEDERAEGEAFLEEWSVDNGLSAAEFRVDTSGDVEGSIERAAAEHTMVLIGATERGLLSRLVRGSLAYDVIEDLDCSVLLAERKSERSLRDRLFGTSPSDD